In Betta splendens chromosome 19, fBetSpl5.4, whole genome shotgun sequence, the following proteins share a genomic window:
- the prkg1b gene encoding cGMP-dependent protein kinase 1 isoform X1 encodes MGTLRDLQYALQEKIEELRQRDALIDELELELDQKDELIQRLQNELDKYRSVIRPATAQQVQAQQHSLVLQPDQHRSKRQAISAEPMACDIMDLSHVTLPFYPKSPESKELIKEAILDNDFMKNLELSQIQEIVDCMYPVDYSNDACIIKEGDVGSLVFVMEEGKVEVTKEGMKLCTMGPGKVFGELAILYNCTRTATVRTLTHVKLWAIDRQCFQTIMMRTGLIKHAEYMEFLKSVPTFQDLPEETLSKLADVMEETHYEDGEFIIRQGARGDTFFIISTGKVNVTQEDSANQQSVHLRELARGDWFGERALQGEDVRTANVIAAESVTCLVIDRDSFKHLIGGLDDVSNKGYEDAEAKAKYEAENAFFSNLKLNDFNIIDTLGVGGFGRVELVQLKTDEAKTFAMKILKKRHIVDTRQQEHIRSEKHIMTEAHSTFIVRSVTRPHSGSVIRRANHTTSCPSRLYRTFKDSKYLYMLLEACLGGELWTILRDRGSFEDSTTRFYTACVVEALAYLHAKGIIYRDLKPENLILDSRGYAKLVDFGFAKKIGFCKKTWTFCGTPEYVAPEIILNKGHDVSADYWSLGILMYELLTGSPPFSGPDPMKTYNVILRGIDMIEFPKKITKNAGNLIKKLCRDNPSERLGNLKNGVKDIQKHKWFEGFNWEGLRKGTLTPPIIPDVSSPTDTGNFDSFPEDTDEPPPDDNSGWDYDF; translated from the exons ATGGGCACCCTGCGGGACCTGCAGTACGCTCTACAGGAGAAGATCGAGGAGCTGCGGCAGCGCGACGCCCTCATcgacgagctggagctggagctggatcaAAAGGATGAGCTGATCCAGCGGCTCCAGAACGAGCTGGACAAGTACCGGTCTGTGATCCGGCCTGCCACAGCCCAGCAGGTCCaagcccagcagcacagccttGTCCTGCAGCCGGACCAGCACCGCAGCAAACGCCAGGCCATCTCTGCTGAGCCCATGGCCTGTGACATCATGGACCTCAGCCACGTCACCCTGCCCTTCTATCCCAAGAGCCCAGA GTCCAAGGAGCTGATTAAAGAAGCCATCCTGGACAACGACTTCATGAAGAACCTGGAGCTGTCGCAGATCCAGGAGATCGTGGACTGCATGTACCCGGTGGATTACAGCAACGACGCCTGCATCATCAAGGAGGGTGACGTGGGCTCGCTGGTGTTTGTCATGGAAG aggggaaggtggaggtgaccAAAGAGGGGATGAAGCTGTGCACAATGGGGCCCGGCAAGGTGTTTGGAGAGTTGGCCATCCTCTACAACTGCACCAGAACGGCCACCGTCCGCA CTCTGACCCACGTGAAGCTGTGGGCCATCGACCGCCAATGTTTCCAGACCATCATGATGAGAACTGGACTCATCAAACACGCAGAGTACATGGAGTTTCTTAAGAG CGTTCCCACCTTCCAGGACCTTCCAGAGGAAACTCTCAGTAAACTGGCGGACGTCATGGAGGAG ACTCACTATGAAGACGGAGAGTTCATCATCAGACAGGGAGCCAGAGGAGACAccttcttcatcatcagcaCAGGGAAG GTGAACGTGACTCAGGAGGACTCGGCCAATCAGCAGAGCGTTCACCTGAGGGAGCTGGCCAGAGGGGACTGGTTTGGAGAGAGAGCTCTGCAGGG GGAAGACGTCAGAACCGCCAACGTCATTGCCGCAGAGTCTGTCACCTGCCTGGTCATCGACCGAGA ctccttcAAGCACCTAATTGGTGGGTTAGACGATGTGTCTAATAAGGGCTATGAGGATGCTGAGGCCAAAGCCAA aTATGAAGCAGAGAACGCCTTCTTCTCCAACCTGAAGCTCAACGACTTCAACATCATCGACACATTGGGAGTCGGAGGTTTTGGACGCGTCGAACTG GTGCAGCTGAAGACCGACGAGGCCAAAACGTTTGCCATGAAGATCCTGAAGAAGCGGCACATCGTGGACACACGACAGCAGGAGCACATTCGCTCCGAGAAGCACATCATGACCGAGGCTCACTCCACATTCATTGTCAGGTCAGTCACTCGTCCTCATTCAGGTTCTGTGATCAGGCGCGCTAACCACACCACCTCCTGCCCCTCCAGGCTCTACCGCACCTTTAAAGACAGCAAGTACCTGTACATGCTGCTGGAGGCCTGTCTGGGAGGAGAGCTGTGGACCATCCTGAGGGACAG GGGTTCCTTCGAAGACTCCACCACCAGGTTCTACACGGCCTGCGTGGTTGAAGCCCTCGCCTACCTGCACGCCAAAGGCATCATCTACCGAGACCTGAAGCCTGAAAACCTGATCCTGGACAGCCGAGGATACGCCAAACTG GTCGATTTTGGTTTTGCAAAGAAAATTggtttttgtaaaaaaacatgGACGTTCTGCGGGACTCCAGAGTACGTGGCTCCGGAGATTATACTCAACAAGGGGCACGATGTCTCTGCAGATTACTGGTCTCTGGGCATCCTCATGTACGAGCTGCTGACTGGCAG tccCCCGTTCTCAGGACCAGACCCAATGAAAACCTACAACGTCATCCTGAGAGGCATCGACATGATTGAGTTCCCCAAGAAGATCACCAAGAACGCCGGCAACCTCATCAAGAAGCTCTGCAG AGATAATCCCTCCGAGAGACTCGGGAACCTGAAGAACGGCGTGAAGGACATCCAGAAGCACAA GTGGTTTGAAGGCTTTAACTGGGAGGGTCTGAGGAAGGGAACCCTGACTCCACCCATCATACCTGAT GTTTCTTCTCCGACTGACACTGGTAATTTTGATAGTTTCCCTGAAGACACAGATGAACCTCCACCAGACGACAATTCTGGGTGGGACTATGACTTTTAA
- the prkg1b gene encoding cGMP-dependent protein kinase 1 isoform X3, producing the protein MGTLRDLQYALQEKIEELRQRDALIDELELELDQKDELIQRLQNELDKYRSVIRPATAQQVQAQQHSLVLQPDQHRSKRQAISAEPMACDIMDLSHVTLPFYPKSPESKELIKEAILDNDFMKNLELSQIQEIVDCMYPVDYSNDACIIKEGDVGSLVFVMEEGKVEVTKEGMKLCTMGPGKVFGELAILYNCTRTATVRTLTHVKLWAIDRQCFQTIMMRTGLIKHAEYMEFLKSVPTFQDLPEETLSKLADVMEETHYEDGEFIIRQGARGDTFFIISTGKVNVTQEDSANQQSVHLRELARGDWFGERALQGEDVRTANVIAAESVTCLVIDREYEAENAFFSNLKLNDFNIIDTLGVGGFGRVELVQLKTDEAKTFAMKILKKRHIVDTRQQEHIRSEKHIMTEAHSTFIVRSVTRPHSGSVIRRANHTTSCPSRLYRTFKDSKYLYMLLEACLGGELWTILRDRGSFEDSTTRFYTACVVEALAYLHAKGIIYRDLKPENLILDSRGYAKLVDFGFAKKIGFCKKTWTFCGTPEYVAPEIILNKGHDVSADYWSLGILMYELLTGSPPFSGPDPMKTYNVILRGIDMIEFPKKITKNAGNLIKKLCRDNPSERLGNLKNGVKDIQKHKWFEGFNWEGLRKGTLTPPIIPDVSSPTDTGNFDSFPEDTDEPPPDDNSGWDYDF; encoded by the exons ATGGGCACCCTGCGGGACCTGCAGTACGCTCTACAGGAGAAGATCGAGGAGCTGCGGCAGCGCGACGCCCTCATcgacgagctggagctggagctggatcaAAAGGATGAGCTGATCCAGCGGCTCCAGAACGAGCTGGACAAGTACCGGTCTGTGATCCGGCCTGCCACAGCCCAGCAGGTCCaagcccagcagcacagccttGTCCTGCAGCCGGACCAGCACCGCAGCAAACGCCAGGCCATCTCTGCTGAGCCCATGGCCTGTGACATCATGGACCTCAGCCACGTCACCCTGCCCTTCTATCCCAAGAGCCCAGA GTCCAAGGAGCTGATTAAAGAAGCCATCCTGGACAACGACTTCATGAAGAACCTGGAGCTGTCGCAGATCCAGGAGATCGTGGACTGCATGTACCCGGTGGATTACAGCAACGACGCCTGCATCATCAAGGAGGGTGACGTGGGCTCGCTGGTGTTTGTCATGGAAG aggggaaggtggaggtgaccAAAGAGGGGATGAAGCTGTGCACAATGGGGCCCGGCAAGGTGTTTGGAGAGTTGGCCATCCTCTACAACTGCACCAGAACGGCCACCGTCCGCA CTCTGACCCACGTGAAGCTGTGGGCCATCGACCGCCAATGTTTCCAGACCATCATGATGAGAACTGGACTCATCAAACACGCAGAGTACATGGAGTTTCTTAAGAG CGTTCCCACCTTCCAGGACCTTCCAGAGGAAACTCTCAGTAAACTGGCGGACGTCATGGAGGAG ACTCACTATGAAGACGGAGAGTTCATCATCAGACAGGGAGCCAGAGGAGACAccttcttcatcatcagcaCAGGGAAG GTGAACGTGACTCAGGAGGACTCGGCCAATCAGCAGAGCGTTCACCTGAGGGAGCTGGCCAGAGGGGACTGGTTTGGAGAGAGAGCTCTGCAGGG GGAAGACGTCAGAACCGCCAACGTCATTGCCGCAGAGTCTGTCACCTGCCTGGTCATCGACCGAGA aTATGAAGCAGAGAACGCCTTCTTCTCCAACCTGAAGCTCAACGACTTCAACATCATCGACACATTGGGAGTCGGAGGTTTTGGACGCGTCGAACTG GTGCAGCTGAAGACCGACGAGGCCAAAACGTTTGCCATGAAGATCCTGAAGAAGCGGCACATCGTGGACACACGACAGCAGGAGCACATTCGCTCCGAGAAGCACATCATGACCGAGGCTCACTCCACATTCATTGTCAGGTCAGTCACTCGTCCTCATTCAGGTTCTGTGATCAGGCGCGCTAACCACACCACCTCCTGCCCCTCCAGGCTCTACCGCACCTTTAAAGACAGCAAGTACCTGTACATGCTGCTGGAGGCCTGTCTGGGAGGAGAGCTGTGGACCATCCTGAGGGACAG GGGTTCCTTCGAAGACTCCACCACCAGGTTCTACACGGCCTGCGTGGTTGAAGCCCTCGCCTACCTGCACGCCAAAGGCATCATCTACCGAGACCTGAAGCCTGAAAACCTGATCCTGGACAGCCGAGGATACGCCAAACTG GTCGATTTTGGTTTTGCAAAGAAAATTggtttttgtaaaaaaacatgGACGTTCTGCGGGACTCCAGAGTACGTGGCTCCGGAGATTATACTCAACAAGGGGCACGATGTCTCTGCAGATTACTGGTCTCTGGGCATCCTCATGTACGAGCTGCTGACTGGCAG tccCCCGTTCTCAGGACCAGACCCAATGAAAACCTACAACGTCATCCTGAGAGGCATCGACATGATTGAGTTCCCCAAGAAGATCACCAAGAACGCCGGCAACCTCATCAAGAAGCTCTGCAG AGATAATCCCTCCGAGAGACTCGGGAACCTGAAGAACGGCGTGAAGGACATCCAGAAGCACAA GTGGTTTGAAGGCTTTAACTGGGAGGGTCTGAGGAAGGGAACCCTGACTCCACCCATCATACCTGAT GTTTCTTCTCCGACTGACACTGGTAATTTTGATAGTTTCCCTGAAGACACAGATGAACCTCCACCAGACGACAATTCTGGGTGGGACTATGACTTTTAA
- the prkg1b gene encoding cGMP-dependent protein kinase 1 isoform X2: MGTLRDLQYALQEKIEELRQRDALIDELELELDQKDELIQRLQNELDKYRSVIRPATAQQVQAQQHSLVLQPDQHRSKRQAISAEPMACDIMDLSHVTLPFYPKSPESKELIKEAILDNDFMKNLELSQIQEIVDCMYPVDYSNDACIIKEGDVGSLVFVMEEGKVEVTKEGMKLCTMGPGKVFGELAILYNCTRTATVRTLTHVKLWAIDRQCFQTIMMRTGLIKHAEYMEFLKSVPTFQDLPEETLSKLADVMEETHYEDGEFIIRQGARGDTFFIISTGKVNVTQEDSANQQSVHLRELARGDWFGERALQGEDVRTANVIAAESVTCLVIDRDSFKHLIGGLDDVSNKGYEDAEAKAKYEAENAFFSNLKLNDFNIIDTLGVGGFGRVELVQLKTDEAKTFAMKILKKRHIVDTRQQEHIRSEKHIMTEAHSTFIVRLYRTFKDSKYLYMLLEACLGGELWTILRDRGSFEDSTTRFYTACVVEALAYLHAKGIIYRDLKPENLILDSRGYAKLVDFGFAKKIGFCKKTWTFCGTPEYVAPEIILNKGHDVSADYWSLGILMYELLTGSPPFSGPDPMKTYNVILRGIDMIEFPKKITKNAGNLIKKLCRDNPSERLGNLKNGVKDIQKHKWFEGFNWEGLRKGTLTPPIIPDVSSPTDTGNFDSFPEDTDEPPPDDNSGWDYDF; this comes from the exons ATGGGCACCCTGCGGGACCTGCAGTACGCTCTACAGGAGAAGATCGAGGAGCTGCGGCAGCGCGACGCCCTCATcgacgagctggagctggagctggatcaAAAGGATGAGCTGATCCAGCGGCTCCAGAACGAGCTGGACAAGTACCGGTCTGTGATCCGGCCTGCCACAGCCCAGCAGGTCCaagcccagcagcacagccttGTCCTGCAGCCGGACCAGCACCGCAGCAAACGCCAGGCCATCTCTGCTGAGCCCATGGCCTGTGACATCATGGACCTCAGCCACGTCACCCTGCCCTTCTATCCCAAGAGCCCAGA GTCCAAGGAGCTGATTAAAGAAGCCATCCTGGACAACGACTTCATGAAGAACCTGGAGCTGTCGCAGATCCAGGAGATCGTGGACTGCATGTACCCGGTGGATTACAGCAACGACGCCTGCATCATCAAGGAGGGTGACGTGGGCTCGCTGGTGTTTGTCATGGAAG aggggaaggtggaggtgaccAAAGAGGGGATGAAGCTGTGCACAATGGGGCCCGGCAAGGTGTTTGGAGAGTTGGCCATCCTCTACAACTGCACCAGAACGGCCACCGTCCGCA CTCTGACCCACGTGAAGCTGTGGGCCATCGACCGCCAATGTTTCCAGACCATCATGATGAGAACTGGACTCATCAAACACGCAGAGTACATGGAGTTTCTTAAGAG CGTTCCCACCTTCCAGGACCTTCCAGAGGAAACTCTCAGTAAACTGGCGGACGTCATGGAGGAG ACTCACTATGAAGACGGAGAGTTCATCATCAGACAGGGAGCCAGAGGAGACAccttcttcatcatcagcaCAGGGAAG GTGAACGTGACTCAGGAGGACTCGGCCAATCAGCAGAGCGTTCACCTGAGGGAGCTGGCCAGAGGGGACTGGTTTGGAGAGAGAGCTCTGCAGGG GGAAGACGTCAGAACCGCCAACGTCATTGCCGCAGAGTCTGTCACCTGCCTGGTCATCGACCGAGA ctccttcAAGCACCTAATTGGTGGGTTAGACGATGTGTCTAATAAGGGCTATGAGGATGCTGAGGCCAAAGCCAA aTATGAAGCAGAGAACGCCTTCTTCTCCAACCTGAAGCTCAACGACTTCAACATCATCGACACATTGGGAGTCGGAGGTTTTGGACGCGTCGAACTG GTGCAGCTGAAGACCGACGAGGCCAAAACGTTTGCCATGAAGATCCTGAAGAAGCGGCACATCGTGGACACACGACAGCAGGAGCACATTCGCTCCGAGAAGCACATCATGACCGAGGCTCACTCCACATTCATTGTCAG GCTCTACCGCACCTTTAAAGACAGCAAGTACCTGTACATGCTGCTGGAGGCCTGTCTGGGAGGAGAGCTGTGGACCATCCTGAGGGACAG GGGTTCCTTCGAAGACTCCACCACCAGGTTCTACACGGCCTGCGTGGTTGAAGCCCTCGCCTACCTGCACGCCAAAGGCATCATCTACCGAGACCTGAAGCCTGAAAACCTGATCCTGGACAGCCGAGGATACGCCAAACTG GTCGATTTTGGTTTTGCAAAGAAAATTggtttttgtaaaaaaacatgGACGTTCTGCGGGACTCCAGAGTACGTGGCTCCGGAGATTATACTCAACAAGGGGCACGATGTCTCTGCAGATTACTGGTCTCTGGGCATCCTCATGTACGAGCTGCTGACTGGCAG tccCCCGTTCTCAGGACCAGACCCAATGAAAACCTACAACGTCATCCTGAGAGGCATCGACATGATTGAGTTCCCCAAGAAGATCACCAAGAACGCCGGCAACCTCATCAAGAAGCTCTGCAG AGATAATCCCTCCGAGAGACTCGGGAACCTGAAGAACGGCGTGAAGGACATCCAGAAGCACAA GTGGTTTGAAGGCTTTAACTGGGAGGGTCTGAGGAAGGGAACCCTGACTCCACCCATCATACCTGAT GTTTCTTCTCCGACTGACACTGGTAATTTTGATAGTTTCCCTGAAGACACAGATGAACCTCCACCAGACGACAATTCTGGGTGGGACTATGACTTTTAA